From a region of the Polyangium spumosum genome:
- a CDS encoding ABC transporter substrate-binding protein yields MKMAPPPRLSRRTLLSLSLGLAATAAGCKGSGGGGGAPAGKVKLTLNWVPEPEFGGFYAAREGGAFKRAGLDVEIMPGGAGVPVMQMVASGKSDFGVVNGDEVLIARARGADVIPIFATYQTFPQGIMVHASRGANTMADVFRGGTLAIEPGTAYAAYLKKKYGFDKVKVVPYDGGVARFLVDKEYAQQCFVTSEPLAARKKGAEPKVFLVADEGYNPYSQVVVTRKALWQENPERVRAFVRATREGFRAYLDDPGPANVVMGKLNTTMDAETFAGAAAAQKPLIEDAQTTKLGMMTRERWETLGKQLKELGILDAVPPVEAFLVAIDA; encoded by the coding sequence ATGAAGATGGCGCCTCCCCCCCGGCTTTCTCGCCGCACCCTGCTCTCCCTCTCCCTCGGGCTCGCCGCGACGGCCGCGGGCTGCAAGGGATCCGGGGGGGGCGGCGGCGCGCCTGCCGGAAAGGTCAAGCTCACGCTCAACTGGGTGCCCGAGCCCGAGTTCGGCGGGTTTTACGCGGCCCGCGAGGGGGGCGCCTTCAAGCGCGCCGGGCTCGACGTGGAGATCATGCCCGGCGGCGCGGGCGTGCCCGTGATGCAGATGGTCGCGAGCGGAAAGAGCGACTTCGGCGTCGTGAACGGCGACGAGGTCCTCATCGCCCGCGCCCGCGGCGCCGACGTGATCCCGATCTTCGCGACGTACCAGACCTTCCCGCAGGGCATCATGGTCCACGCCTCGCGCGGGGCGAATACGATGGCCGACGTCTTCCGGGGCGGCACCCTCGCGATCGAGCCGGGCACGGCGTACGCGGCGTATCTCAAGAAAAAGTATGGCTTCGACAAGGTGAAGGTCGTCCCTTACGACGGCGGCGTCGCGCGGTTCCTCGTGGACAAGGAGTACGCGCAGCAATGCTTCGTCACGTCGGAGCCGCTCGCGGCGCGGAAGAAGGGCGCCGAGCCGAAGGTCTTCCTCGTCGCCGACGAGGGGTACAACCCTTATTCTCAGGTCGTCGTCACGCGCAAGGCGCTCTGGCAGGAGAACCCGGAGCGGGTCCGCGCCTTCGTGCGCGCCACGCGGGAGGGCTTTCGCGCCTACCTCGACGACCCGGGCCCGGCCAATGTGGTGATGGGCAAGCTCAACACCACGATGGACGCCGAGACCTTCGCCGGGGCGGCTGCGGCGCAGAAGCCGCTCATCGAGGACGCGCAAACGACGAAGCTCGGGATGATGACGCGTGAGCGCTGGGAGACGCTCGGCAAGCAACTGAAAGAGCTCGGCATCCTCGACGCGGTGCCGCCGGTCGAGGCGTTCCTCGTCGCGATCGACGCATGA
- a CDS encoding response regulator — protein MTQPERPDALPPSRPPLGEEELRRLVAHLRHELRTSLTAVIGYSEDLLETLEGPEEIRAELKALRSAGAAVLAIVNERLGAEALGELSASTLPRLVRDLGDACAEPASAIAPLCARLVAAAEGAGHYALIPTLCRIQAAGVMLNDLLAGYALDRLPHAPALGGMPKLAAPGGDASAPPLPSAERGHILLVDDNSVTRDVLRQWLVRQGHEVEEATGGDAALELLRNREFDLVLLDLIMPDRNGIEVLDVLRAEGRLGRAPVIVLSALDEFDGVVSALERGADDYVTKPFHMVLLRARIRMALELRRHRERERAYQGMLAELRGGAR, from the coding sequence ATGACCCAGCCCGAGCGCCCCGACGCCTTGCCCCCGAGCCGTCCGCCGCTCGGCGAGGAGGAGCTCAGGCGCCTCGTCGCGCACCTGCGCCACGAGCTGCGGACCTCGCTGACGGCCGTGATCGGCTACAGCGAGGACCTCCTCGAGACGCTGGAGGGCCCCGAGGAGATCCGGGCCGAGCTCAAGGCCTTGCGCAGCGCCGGCGCGGCCGTCCTCGCGATCGTGAACGAGCGGCTCGGCGCCGAGGCGCTCGGGGAGCTCTCGGCCTCGACCTTGCCGCGCCTCGTCCGCGACCTCGGCGACGCGTGCGCCGAGCCCGCCTCCGCCATCGCGCCCCTCTGCGCGCGCCTCGTGGCCGCGGCCGAGGGCGCGGGGCATTACGCGCTCATCCCCACGCTCTGCCGCATCCAGGCGGCGGGCGTGATGCTGAACGATCTCCTCGCGGGATACGCGCTCGATCGCTTGCCGCACGCGCCCGCGCTCGGCGGGATGCCGAAGCTCGCGGCTCCGGGGGGCGACGCGAGCGCCCCGCCTTTGCCCTCCGCCGAGCGGGGGCACATCCTGCTGGTCGACGACAACTCCGTCACGCGCGACGTGCTCCGTCAATGGCTCGTCCGCCAGGGGCACGAGGTCGAGGAGGCGACGGGCGGCGATGCGGCGCTCGAGCTCCTGCGCAACCGCGAGTTCGATCTCGTCTTGCTCGACCTCATCATGCCCGATCGGAATGGCATCGAGGTTCTCGACGTCCTCCGGGCGGAGGGTCGCCTCGGGCGCGCGCCGGTGATCGTCCTCTCCGCGCTCGACGAGTTCGACGGCGTGGTCTCGGCGCTGGAGCGGGGCGCCGACGATTACGTGACCAAGCCTTTCCACATGGTATTGCTCCGGGCCCGCATCCGCATGGCCCTCGAGCTCCGCCGGCACCGCGAGCGCGAGCGCGCCTACCAGGGGATGCTCGCGGAGCTCCGCGGCGGCGCGCGCTGA
- a CDS encoding response regulator codes for MHDILIVEDNDMNSEMLSRRLTRRGFSVRIAVDGLSGLRSVDEVLPDLILMDMTLPDIDGLEVTRRLKADARTRGVPIIVLTARAMPEDRARAFEAGADDYDVKPVDMDRLLEKMRAQLGRKAS; via the coding sequence ATGCACGACATCCTGATCGTCGAGGACAACGACATGAACAGCGAAATGCTCTCGCGCCGCCTCACGCGCCGGGGGTTCTCCGTGCGTATCGCGGTGGACGGGCTGTCCGGCCTGCGCTCGGTCGACGAGGTGCTCCCGGACCTGATCCTCATGGATATGACCTTGCCGGACATCGACGGCCTGGAGGTCACCCGGAGGCTCAAGGCGGACGCGCGGACGCGCGGCGTGCCGATCATCGTGCTCACGGCCCGCGCGATGCCCGAGGATCGCGCGCGCGCATTCGAGGCCGGCGCGGACGATTACGACGTCAAACCCGTGGACATGGACCGCCTGCTCGAAAAGATGCGGGCGCAGCTCGGGAGGAAGGCGTCATGA
- a CDS encoding STAS domain-containing protein translates to MPEWSAQEFFRANEIPEGAVLTGKELEAAFWQIRKMQRESQHQQAFWKSVNDSLSDAYKKLASFQKELEASREALRQANDELEEKVRERTAELTDKLAKIEEQQRTIRALFTPVIQVWDRILVLPIVGGLDARRASEMMGGLLESVVATQSAFVILDLTGVDDVDAETADHLVKMSRAAGMLGTSCLLSGLSPRVANALVALDVALGEIVSFGKLQAALQYALRHIDKPTGKSR, encoded by the coding sequence ATGCCCGAGTGGTCGGCACAGGAATTTTTTAGAGCAAACGAGATTCCCGAGGGCGCCGTCCTCACCGGCAAGGAGCTCGAAGCTGCGTTCTGGCAAATCCGGAAAATGCAGCGGGAGTCACAGCACCAGCAGGCCTTCTGGAAATCGGTCAACGACTCGCTCTCGGACGCGTACAAGAAGCTCGCGTCCTTTCAGAAGGAGCTCGAGGCGTCGCGGGAAGCGCTGCGTCAAGCCAATGACGAGCTCGAAGAGAAGGTGCGGGAGCGGACCGCGGAGCTCACCGACAAGCTCGCCAAGATCGAGGAGCAGCAGCGGACGATCCGCGCCCTCTTCACGCCGGTGATCCAGGTCTGGGACCGGATCCTCGTATTGCCCATCGTGGGCGGCCTCGACGCGCGTCGGGCCTCCGAGATGATGGGCGGCTTGCTCGAATCGGTCGTCGCGACGCAGAGCGCGTTCGTGATCCTCGACCTCACCGGCGTCGACGACGTGGACGCCGAGACCGCCGACCACCTCGTCAAAATGAGCCGCGCCGCCGGCATGCTCGGCACGTCCTGCCTTTTGTCGGGGCTGTCGCCGCGCGTCGCGAACGCCCTCGTCGCGCTCGACGTCGCGCTCGGCGAGATCGTGTCCTTCGGAAAACTCCAGGCCGCGCTGCAATACGCGCTGCGGCACATCGACAAACCCACCGGAAAGAGCCGCTAG